One Coffea arabica cultivar ET-39 chromosome 5c, Coffea Arabica ET-39 HiFi, whole genome shotgun sequence DNA window includes the following coding sequences:
- the LOC113688838 gene encoding protein SPA1-RELATED 4 isoform X4 translates to MEGSSESGWQRSDSSRGLNSSSVLEGNLRLVRANTIRSSGDTSSEFGFRPGRKVRERIVLPHITNQFKTYTGGFEEGVALDPVVRAIECNDISLRQWLDNPERTVDALECLHIFTQIVDIVNLAHSQGIILHNVRPSCFVMSSLNRVSFIESASCSDSGSDSFEEGTNSQTAEFKGASSPLPSDLPQRGSQLATETLQLEMNPLNASRIVSETSCIRSSARQAEVAPNDDQTEERKHSFPMKHILLMETNWYNCPEEVSGGPSSSASDIYRLGVLLFELFCTFSSVEEKSATMSSLRHRVLPPQLLLKWPKEASFCLWLLHPEPSSRPKMGELLQSEFLNEPRDNIEEREAAIELREKIDEQELLLEFLLLLKQRKQDAADHLHEMVSFLTSDIEEVTKLQTALRIKGGTSIDLVKDSASGPPSSNTVDEGDSGSSGSRKRCRPGLYTHNAEELDDPVPENQATILSKSSRLMKNFRKLESAYFLTRRRALKPSGKVYARSSPISSDARGSVVATERSSLSKLSSKEQYNEDRQSGWINSFLEGLCKYLSFSKLKVKADLKQGDLLNSSNLVCSLSFDRDGEFFATAGVNKKIKVFEYNSILNKDRDIHYPVVEMASRSKLSSICWNGYIKSQIASSNFEGVVQVWDVTRSQIFMEMSEHESRVWSVDYSVADPTLLASGSDDGSVKLWNINQGVSIGTIKTKANVCCVQFPFESSRRLAFGSADHKIYYYDLRNSKMPLCTLIGHNKTVSYVKFVDSTTLVSASTDNTLKLWDLSMCTARVLDCPLQSFTGHLNVKNFVGLSVSDGYIATGSETNEIRFRVMKWTTVHSLSPLCVGVVSHPPP, encoded by the exons ATGGAAGGGTCATCTGAATCTGGCTGGCAGAGGTCAGATAGCTCTAGGGGTTTAAATTCTTCTTCGGTTTTGGAGGGGAATCTTCGACTTGTTCGTGCCAACACTATCAGGTCCTCAGGAGATACGTCGTCTGAGTTTGGGTTTAGACCAGGAAGAAAAGTGAGGGAGAGAATTGTGCTACCTCATATAACTAACCAGTTTAAAACCTATACAGGGGGCTTCGAGGAGGGAGTAGCTCTGGACCCAGTTGTTCGTGCCATAGAATGTAATGATATCAGTCTGAGACAGTGGTTGGACAACCCAGAAAGAACTGTTGATGCTCTTGAATGCTTACACATATTTACTCAAATTGTAGATATAGTTAACCTGGCTCATTCTCAGGGAATAATCCTCCATAATGTGCGGCCCTCATGCTTTGTCATGTCCTCACTTAACCGTGTGTCTTTCATTGAATCTGCTTCTTGCTCGGATTCGGGTTCAGATTCGTTTGAGGAAGGAACAAACAGCCAGACGGCTGAGTTTAAAGGTGCGTCTTCGCCTTTGCCTTCAGACTTGCCCCAACGAGGAAGTCAGCTAGCTACTGAAACCTTGCAACTTGAGATGAATCCCCTAAATGCATCTCGAATAGTATCTGAAACAAGTTGCATTAGGTCAAGCGCCAGACAGGCTGAGGTTGCACCAAATGATGACCAGACGGAAGAAAGGAAGCATTCCTTCCCAATGAAACATATATTGTTGATGGAAACCAATTGGTACAATTGTCCAGAAGAAGTTTCTGGTGGCCCCAGTTCCAGTGCTTCAGACATTTATCGACTGGGGGTTCTTCTCTTTGAG TTGTTCTGCACATTTAGCTCGGTGGAAGAGAAAAGTGCAACTATGTCTAGTCTGAGACATCGTGTTCTCCCTCCTCAGTTGCTTTTGAAGTGGCCTAAAGAAGCATCATTTTGCCTATGGTTGTTGCATCCTGAGCCAAGTAGTCGGCCAAAAATGGG GGAGTTGTTGCAAAGCGAATTTCTAAATGAACCAAGAGACAACATTGAGGAACGTGAGGCAGCAATAGAACTTCGAGAAAAAATAGATGAACAAGAGCTGttgctggaatttttgttaCTATTAAAGCAAAGGAAACAGGATGCAGCAGATCACTTGCATGAAATGGTGTCCTTTTTGACTTCTGATATCGAAGAAGTCACAAAATTGCAAACTGCCCTTAGGATAAAAGGAGGCACAAGCATAGACCTGGTGAAGGATTCAGCTTCAGGGCCCCCTTCATCCAATACAGTAGATGAGGGTGATTCTGGTAGCTCAGGGTCGAGAAAACGATGCAGGCCTGGGCTTTATACCCATAATGCGGAGGAACTTGATGATCCTGTTCCAGAAAACCAAGCAACTATTCTTTCTAAGAGTTCCCGACTCATGAAAAACTTTAGAAAATTGGAGTCAGCTTACTTTTTAACTAGGCGGCGGGCTCTCAAACCATCTGGAAAAGTATATGCCAGAAGTTCTCCAATTAGTAGTGATGCAAGAGGATCAGTTGTAGCGACAGAAAGAAGTTCTCTCAGTAAGTTGTCATCAAAAGAACAATATAATGAGGATAGACAAAGTGGATGGATAAATTCATTTCTTGAGGGTCTGTGCAAGTATTTGTCATTTAGCAAGTTAAAGGTGAAGGCAGACTTGAAGCAGGGAGATCTTTTAAATTCTTCCAACCTTGTATGCTCCCTGAGTTTTGATCGTGATGGAGAGTTTTTTGCAACTGCTGGTGTGAATAAGAAGATCAAAGTCTTTGAATATAATTCGATTCTAAACAAAGACCGTGATATCCATTATCCTGTTGTTGAAATGGCTAGCAGATCAAAGCTAAGCAGTATATGTTGGAATGGATATATTAAGAGCCAGATTGCTTCCAGTAACTTTGAAGGTGTGGTTCAG GTATGGGACGTTACAAGAAGTCAAATCTTTATGGAAATGAGCGAGCATGAGAGCCGTGTCTGGTCCGTTGACTACTCAGTAGCTGATCCAACATTGCTGGCTAGCGGGAGTGATGATGGTTCTGTTAAGCTCTGGAATATCAATCAG GGAGTAAGCATCGGTACCATTAAGACAAAGGCAAATGTCTGTTGTGTTCAGTTTCCATTTGAATCCAGTCGTCGCCTTGCATTTGGATCAGCAGACCATAAGATATACTATTATGATCTACGCAATTCTAAGATGCCTCTCTGCACGTTGATTGGACACAACAAGACTGTGAGCTATGTTAAGTTCGTAGATTCGACAACACTTGTGTCTGCATCTACAGATAACACATTGAAGCTCTGGGACTTGTCAATGTGCACAGCTCGGGTTCTTGATTGTCCCCTTCAGTCATTCACCGGGCACTTGAATGTGAAG AACTTTGTTGGCCTATCTGTATCTGATGGTTACATTGCAACGGGATCAGAGACAAATGAG ATCCGCTTTCGGGTGATGAAGTGGACGACAGTGCACAGTTTATCTCCTCTGTGTGTTGGCGTGGTCAGTCATCCTCCACCTTAG
- the LOC113688838 gene encoding protein SPA1-RELATED 4 isoform X2 yields the protein MEGSSESGWQRSDSSRGLNSSSVLEGNLRLVRANTIRSSGDTSSEFGFRPGRKVRERIVLPHITNQFKTYTGGFEEGVALDPVVRAIECNDISLRQWLDNPERTVDALECLHIFTQIVDIVNLAHSQGIILHNVRPSCFVMSSLNRVSFIESASCSDSGSDSFEEGTNSQTAEFKGASSPLPSDLPQRGSQLATETLQLEMNPLNASRIVSETSCIRSSARQAEVAPNDDQTEERKHSFPMKHILLMETNWYNCPEEVSGGPSSSASDIYRLGVLLFELFCTFSSVEEKSATMSSLRHRVLPPQLLLKWPKEASFCLWLLHPEPSSRPKMGELLQSEFLNEPRDNIEEREAAIELREKIDEQELLLEFLLLLKQRKQDAADHLHEMVSFLTSDIEEVTKLQTALRIKGGTSIDLVKDSASGPPSSNTVDEGDSGSSGSRKRCRPGLYTHNAEELDDPVPENQATILSKSSRLMKNFRKLESAYFLTRRRALKPSGKVYARSSPISSDARGSVVATERSSLSKLSSKEQYNEDRQSGWINSFLEGLCKYLSFSKLKVKADLKQGDLLNSSNLVCSLSFDRDGEFFATAGVNKKIKVFEYNSILNKDRDIHYPVVEMASRSKLSSICWNGYIKSQIASSNFEGVVQVWDVTRSQIFMEMSEHESRVWSVDYSVADPTLLASGSDDGSVKLWNINQGVSIGTIKTKANVCCVQFPFESSRRLAFGSADHKIYYYDLRNSKMPLCTLIGHNKTVSYVKFVDSTTLVSASTDNTLKLWDLSMCTARVLDCPLQSFTGHLNVKNFVGLSVSDGYIATGSETNEGGFTFTLFLKSQFEFTSVASTSPFTALCDDYERSNYCGGVTLVCYIPCFCIPQSSSHACVVI from the exons ATGGAAGGGTCATCTGAATCTGGCTGGCAGAGGTCAGATAGCTCTAGGGGTTTAAATTCTTCTTCGGTTTTGGAGGGGAATCTTCGACTTGTTCGTGCCAACACTATCAGGTCCTCAGGAGATACGTCGTCTGAGTTTGGGTTTAGACCAGGAAGAAAAGTGAGGGAGAGAATTGTGCTACCTCATATAACTAACCAGTTTAAAACCTATACAGGGGGCTTCGAGGAGGGAGTAGCTCTGGACCCAGTTGTTCGTGCCATAGAATGTAATGATATCAGTCTGAGACAGTGGTTGGACAACCCAGAAAGAACTGTTGATGCTCTTGAATGCTTACACATATTTACTCAAATTGTAGATATAGTTAACCTGGCTCATTCTCAGGGAATAATCCTCCATAATGTGCGGCCCTCATGCTTTGTCATGTCCTCACTTAACCGTGTGTCTTTCATTGAATCTGCTTCTTGCTCGGATTCGGGTTCAGATTCGTTTGAGGAAGGAACAAACAGCCAGACGGCTGAGTTTAAAGGTGCGTCTTCGCCTTTGCCTTCAGACTTGCCCCAACGAGGAAGTCAGCTAGCTACTGAAACCTTGCAACTTGAGATGAATCCCCTAAATGCATCTCGAATAGTATCTGAAACAAGTTGCATTAGGTCAAGCGCCAGACAGGCTGAGGTTGCACCAAATGATGACCAGACGGAAGAAAGGAAGCATTCCTTCCCAATGAAACATATATTGTTGATGGAAACCAATTGGTACAATTGTCCAGAAGAAGTTTCTGGTGGCCCCAGTTCCAGTGCTTCAGACATTTATCGACTGGGGGTTCTTCTCTTTGAG TTGTTCTGCACATTTAGCTCGGTGGAAGAGAAAAGTGCAACTATGTCTAGTCTGAGACATCGTGTTCTCCCTCCTCAGTTGCTTTTGAAGTGGCCTAAAGAAGCATCATTTTGCCTATGGTTGTTGCATCCTGAGCCAAGTAGTCGGCCAAAAATGGG GGAGTTGTTGCAAAGCGAATTTCTAAATGAACCAAGAGACAACATTGAGGAACGTGAGGCAGCAATAGAACTTCGAGAAAAAATAGATGAACAAGAGCTGttgctggaatttttgttaCTATTAAAGCAAAGGAAACAGGATGCAGCAGATCACTTGCATGAAATGGTGTCCTTTTTGACTTCTGATATCGAAGAAGTCACAAAATTGCAAACTGCCCTTAGGATAAAAGGAGGCACAAGCATAGACCTGGTGAAGGATTCAGCTTCAGGGCCCCCTTCATCCAATACAGTAGATGAGGGTGATTCTGGTAGCTCAGGGTCGAGAAAACGATGCAGGCCTGGGCTTTATACCCATAATGCGGAGGAACTTGATGATCCTGTTCCAGAAAACCAAGCAACTATTCTTTCTAAGAGTTCCCGACTCATGAAAAACTTTAGAAAATTGGAGTCAGCTTACTTTTTAACTAGGCGGCGGGCTCTCAAACCATCTGGAAAAGTATATGCCAGAAGTTCTCCAATTAGTAGTGATGCAAGAGGATCAGTTGTAGCGACAGAAAGAAGTTCTCTCAGTAAGTTGTCATCAAAAGAACAATATAATGAGGATAGACAAAGTGGATGGATAAATTCATTTCTTGAGGGTCTGTGCAAGTATTTGTCATTTAGCAAGTTAAAGGTGAAGGCAGACTTGAAGCAGGGAGATCTTTTAAATTCTTCCAACCTTGTATGCTCCCTGAGTTTTGATCGTGATGGAGAGTTTTTTGCAACTGCTGGTGTGAATAAGAAGATCAAAGTCTTTGAATATAATTCGATTCTAAACAAAGACCGTGATATCCATTATCCTGTTGTTGAAATGGCTAGCAGATCAAAGCTAAGCAGTATATGTTGGAATGGATATATTAAGAGCCAGATTGCTTCCAGTAACTTTGAAGGTGTGGTTCAG GTATGGGACGTTACAAGAAGTCAAATCTTTATGGAAATGAGCGAGCATGAGAGCCGTGTCTGGTCCGTTGACTACTCAGTAGCTGATCCAACATTGCTGGCTAGCGGGAGTGATGATGGTTCTGTTAAGCTCTGGAATATCAATCAG GGAGTAAGCATCGGTACCATTAAGACAAAGGCAAATGTCTGTTGTGTTCAGTTTCCATTTGAATCCAGTCGTCGCCTTGCATTTGGATCAGCAGACCATAAGATATACTATTATGATCTACGCAATTCTAAGATGCCTCTCTGCACGTTGATTGGACACAACAAGACTGTGAGCTATGTTAAGTTCGTAGATTCGACAACACTTGTGTCTGCATCTACAGATAACACATTGAAGCTCTGGGACTTGTCAATGTGCACAGCTCGGGTTCTTGATTGTCCCCTTCAGTCATTCACCGGGCACTTGAATGTGAAG AACTTTGTTGGCCTATCTGTATCTGATGGTTACATTGCAACGGGATCAGAGACAAATGAG GGTGGGTTCACATTTACTTTGTTCCTGAAAAGTCAGTTTGAGTTCACATCTGTTGCCAGCACTTCCCCCTTCACAGCTCTATGTGATGATTACGAAAGGTCGAATTACTGCGGTGGAGTCACCCTCGTTTGTTACATCCCAT GTTTTTGTATACCACAAAGCTCTTCCCATGCCTGCGTTGTCATATAA
- the LOC113688838 gene encoding protein SPA1-RELATED 4 isoform X3 → MEGSSESGWQRSDSSRGLNSSSVLEGNLRLVRANTIRSSGDTSSEFGFRPGRKVRERIVLPHITNQFKTYTGGFEEGVALDPVVRAIECNDISLRQWLDNPERTVDALECLHIFTQIVDIVNLAHSQGIILHNVRPSCFVMSSLNRVSFIESASCSDSGSDSFEEGTNSQTAEFKGASSPLPSDLPQRGSQLATETLQLEMNPLNASRIVSETSCIRSSARQAEVAPNDDQTEERKHSFPMKHILLMETNWYNCPEEVSGGPSSSASDIYRLGVLLFELFCTFSSVEEKSATMSSLRHRVLPPQLLLKWPKEASFCLWLLHPEPSSRPKMGELLQSEFLNEPRDNIEEREAAIELREKIDEQELLLEFLLLLKQRKQDAADHLHEMVSFLTSDIEEVTKLQTALRIKGGTSIDLVKDSASGPPSSNTVDEGDSGSSGSRKRCRPGLYTHNAEELDDPVPENQATILSKSSRLMKNFRKLESAYFLTRRRALKPSGKVYARSSPISSDARGSVVATERSSLSKLSSKEQYNEDRQSGWINSFLEGLCKYLSFSKLKVKADLKQGDLLNSSNLVCSLSFDRDGEFFATAGVNKKIKVFEYNSILNKDRDIHYPVVEMASRSKLSSICWNGYIKSQIASSNFEGVVQVWDVTRSQIFMEMSEHESRVWSVDYSVADPTLLASGSDDGSVKLWNINQGVSIGTIKTKANVCCVQFPFESSRRLAFGSADHKIYYYDLRNSKMPLCTLIGHNKTVSYVKFVDSTTLVSASTDNTLKLWDLSMCTARVLDCPLQSFTGHLNVKNFVGLSVSDGYIATGSETNEGGFTFTLFLKSQFEFTSVASTSPFTALCDDYERSNYCGGVTLVCYIPCLFCHIPPVPHKIF, encoded by the exons ATGGAAGGGTCATCTGAATCTGGCTGGCAGAGGTCAGATAGCTCTAGGGGTTTAAATTCTTCTTCGGTTTTGGAGGGGAATCTTCGACTTGTTCGTGCCAACACTATCAGGTCCTCAGGAGATACGTCGTCTGAGTTTGGGTTTAGACCAGGAAGAAAAGTGAGGGAGAGAATTGTGCTACCTCATATAACTAACCAGTTTAAAACCTATACAGGGGGCTTCGAGGAGGGAGTAGCTCTGGACCCAGTTGTTCGTGCCATAGAATGTAATGATATCAGTCTGAGACAGTGGTTGGACAACCCAGAAAGAACTGTTGATGCTCTTGAATGCTTACACATATTTACTCAAATTGTAGATATAGTTAACCTGGCTCATTCTCAGGGAATAATCCTCCATAATGTGCGGCCCTCATGCTTTGTCATGTCCTCACTTAACCGTGTGTCTTTCATTGAATCTGCTTCTTGCTCGGATTCGGGTTCAGATTCGTTTGAGGAAGGAACAAACAGCCAGACGGCTGAGTTTAAAGGTGCGTCTTCGCCTTTGCCTTCAGACTTGCCCCAACGAGGAAGTCAGCTAGCTACTGAAACCTTGCAACTTGAGATGAATCCCCTAAATGCATCTCGAATAGTATCTGAAACAAGTTGCATTAGGTCAAGCGCCAGACAGGCTGAGGTTGCACCAAATGATGACCAGACGGAAGAAAGGAAGCATTCCTTCCCAATGAAACATATATTGTTGATGGAAACCAATTGGTACAATTGTCCAGAAGAAGTTTCTGGTGGCCCCAGTTCCAGTGCTTCAGACATTTATCGACTGGGGGTTCTTCTCTTTGAG TTGTTCTGCACATTTAGCTCGGTGGAAGAGAAAAGTGCAACTATGTCTAGTCTGAGACATCGTGTTCTCCCTCCTCAGTTGCTTTTGAAGTGGCCTAAAGAAGCATCATTTTGCCTATGGTTGTTGCATCCTGAGCCAAGTAGTCGGCCAAAAATGGG GGAGTTGTTGCAAAGCGAATTTCTAAATGAACCAAGAGACAACATTGAGGAACGTGAGGCAGCAATAGAACTTCGAGAAAAAATAGATGAACAAGAGCTGttgctggaatttttgttaCTATTAAAGCAAAGGAAACAGGATGCAGCAGATCACTTGCATGAAATGGTGTCCTTTTTGACTTCTGATATCGAAGAAGTCACAAAATTGCAAACTGCCCTTAGGATAAAAGGAGGCACAAGCATAGACCTGGTGAAGGATTCAGCTTCAGGGCCCCCTTCATCCAATACAGTAGATGAGGGTGATTCTGGTAGCTCAGGGTCGAGAAAACGATGCAGGCCTGGGCTTTATACCCATAATGCGGAGGAACTTGATGATCCTGTTCCAGAAAACCAAGCAACTATTCTTTCTAAGAGTTCCCGACTCATGAAAAACTTTAGAAAATTGGAGTCAGCTTACTTTTTAACTAGGCGGCGGGCTCTCAAACCATCTGGAAAAGTATATGCCAGAAGTTCTCCAATTAGTAGTGATGCAAGAGGATCAGTTGTAGCGACAGAAAGAAGTTCTCTCAGTAAGTTGTCATCAAAAGAACAATATAATGAGGATAGACAAAGTGGATGGATAAATTCATTTCTTGAGGGTCTGTGCAAGTATTTGTCATTTAGCAAGTTAAAGGTGAAGGCAGACTTGAAGCAGGGAGATCTTTTAAATTCTTCCAACCTTGTATGCTCCCTGAGTTTTGATCGTGATGGAGAGTTTTTTGCAACTGCTGGTGTGAATAAGAAGATCAAAGTCTTTGAATATAATTCGATTCTAAACAAAGACCGTGATATCCATTATCCTGTTGTTGAAATGGCTAGCAGATCAAAGCTAAGCAGTATATGTTGGAATGGATATATTAAGAGCCAGATTGCTTCCAGTAACTTTGAAGGTGTGGTTCAG GTATGGGACGTTACAAGAAGTCAAATCTTTATGGAAATGAGCGAGCATGAGAGCCGTGTCTGGTCCGTTGACTACTCAGTAGCTGATCCAACATTGCTGGCTAGCGGGAGTGATGATGGTTCTGTTAAGCTCTGGAATATCAATCAG GGAGTAAGCATCGGTACCATTAAGACAAAGGCAAATGTCTGTTGTGTTCAGTTTCCATTTGAATCCAGTCGTCGCCTTGCATTTGGATCAGCAGACCATAAGATATACTATTATGATCTACGCAATTCTAAGATGCCTCTCTGCACGTTGATTGGACACAACAAGACTGTGAGCTATGTTAAGTTCGTAGATTCGACAACACTTGTGTCTGCATCTACAGATAACACATTGAAGCTCTGGGACTTGTCAATGTGCACAGCTCGGGTTCTTGATTGTCCCCTTCAGTCATTCACCGGGCACTTGAATGTGAAG AACTTTGTTGGCCTATCTGTATCTGATGGTTACATTGCAACGGGATCAGAGACAAATGAG GGTGGGTTCACATTTACTTTGTTCCTGAAAAGTCAGTTTGAGTTCACATCTGTTGCCAGCACTTCCCCCTTCACAGCTCTATGTGATGATTACGAAAGGTCGAATTACTGCGGTGGAGTCACCCTCGTTTGTTACATCCCATGTTTGTTCTGTCATATTCCTCCAGTCCCTCACAAAATCTTTTAA
- the LOC113688838 gene encoding protein SPA1-RELATED 4 isoform X1, giving the protein MEGSSESGWQRSDSSRGLNSSSVLEGNLRLVRANTIRSSGDTSSEFGFRPGRKVRERIVLPHITNQFKTYTGGFEEGVALDPVVRAIECNDISLRQWLDNPERTVDALECLHIFTQIVDIVNLAHSQGIILHNVRPSCFVMSSLNRVSFIESASCSDSGSDSFEEGTNSQTAEFKGASSPLPSDLPQRGSQLATETLQLEMNPLNASRIVSETSCIRSSARQAEVAPNDDQTEERKHSFPMKHILLMETNWYNCPEEVSGGPSSSASDIYRLGVLLFELFCTFSSVEEKSATMSSLRHRVLPPQLLLKWPKEASFCLWLLHPEPSSRPKMGELLQSEFLNEPRDNIEEREAAIELREKIDEQELLLEFLLLLKQRKQDAADHLHEMVSFLTSDIEEVTKLQTALRIKGGTSIDLVKDSASGPPSSNTVDEGDSGSSGSRKRCRPGLYTHNAEELDDPVPENQATILSKSSRLMKNFRKLESAYFLTRRRALKPSGKVYARSSPISSDARGSVVATERSSLSKLSSKEQYNEDRQSGWINSFLEGLCKYLSFSKLKVKADLKQGDLLNSSNLVCSLSFDRDGEFFATAGVNKKIKVFEYNSILNKDRDIHYPVVEMASRSKLSSICWNGYIKSQIASSNFEGVVQVWDVTRSQIFMEMSEHESRVWSVDYSVADPTLLASGSDDGSVKLWNINQGVSIGTIKTKANVCCVQFPFESSRRLAFGSADHKIYYYDLRNSKMPLCTLIGHNKTVSYVKFVDSTTLVSASTDNTLKLWDLSMCTARVLDCPLQSFTGHLNVKNFVGLSVSDGYIATGSETNEVFVYHKALPMPALSYKFNITDPLSGDEVDDSAQFISSVCWRGQSSSTLVAANSTGNIKLLEMV; this is encoded by the exons ATGGAAGGGTCATCTGAATCTGGCTGGCAGAGGTCAGATAGCTCTAGGGGTTTAAATTCTTCTTCGGTTTTGGAGGGGAATCTTCGACTTGTTCGTGCCAACACTATCAGGTCCTCAGGAGATACGTCGTCTGAGTTTGGGTTTAGACCAGGAAGAAAAGTGAGGGAGAGAATTGTGCTACCTCATATAACTAACCAGTTTAAAACCTATACAGGGGGCTTCGAGGAGGGAGTAGCTCTGGACCCAGTTGTTCGTGCCATAGAATGTAATGATATCAGTCTGAGACAGTGGTTGGACAACCCAGAAAGAACTGTTGATGCTCTTGAATGCTTACACATATTTACTCAAATTGTAGATATAGTTAACCTGGCTCATTCTCAGGGAATAATCCTCCATAATGTGCGGCCCTCATGCTTTGTCATGTCCTCACTTAACCGTGTGTCTTTCATTGAATCTGCTTCTTGCTCGGATTCGGGTTCAGATTCGTTTGAGGAAGGAACAAACAGCCAGACGGCTGAGTTTAAAGGTGCGTCTTCGCCTTTGCCTTCAGACTTGCCCCAACGAGGAAGTCAGCTAGCTACTGAAACCTTGCAACTTGAGATGAATCCCCTAAATGCATCTCGAATAGTATCTGAAACAAGTTGCATTAGGTCAAGCGCCAGACAGGCTGAGGTTGCACCAAATGATGACCAGACGGAAGAAAGGAAGCATTCCTTCCCAATGAAACATATATTGTTGATGGAAACCAATTGGTACAATTGTCCAGAAGAAGTTTCTGGTGGCCCCAGTTCCAGTGCTTCAGACATTTATCGACTGGGGGTTCTTCTCTTTGAG TTGTTCTGCACATTTAGCTCGGTGGAAGAGAAAAGTGCAACTATGTCTAGTCTGAGACATCGTGTTCTCCCTCCTCAGTTGCTTTTGAAGTGGCCTAAAGAAGCATCATTTTGCCTATGGTTGTTGCATCCTGAGCCAAGTAGTCGGCCAAAAATGGG GGAGTTGTTGCAAAGCGAATTTCTAAATGAACCAAGAGACAACATTGAGGAACGTGAGGCAGCAATAGAACTTCGAGAAAAAATAGATGAACAAGAGCTGttgctggaatttttgttaCTATTAAAGCAAAGGAAACAGGATGCAGCAGATCACTTGCATGAAATGGTGTCCTTTTTGACTTCTGATATCGAAGAAGTCACAAAATTGCAAACTGCCCTTAGGATAAAAGGAGGCACAAGCATAGACCTGGTGAAGGATTCAGCTTCAGGGCCCCCTTCATCCAATACAGTAGATGAGGGTGATTCTGGTAGCTCAGGGTCGAGAAAACGATGCAGGCCTGGGCTTTATACCCATAATGCGGAGGAACTTGATGATCCTGTTCCAGAAAACCAAGCAACTATTCTTTCTAAGAGTTCCCGACTCATGAAAAACTTTAGAAAATTGGAGTCAGCTTACTTTTTAACTAGGCGGCGGGCTCTCAAACCATCTGGAAAAGTATATGCCAGAAGTTCTCCAATTAGTAGTGATGCAAGAGGATCAGTTGTAGCGACAGAAAGAAGTTCTCTCAGTAAGTTGTCATCAAAAGAACAATATAATGAGGATAGACAAAGTGGATGGATAAATTCATTTCTTGAGGGTCTGTGCAAGTATTTGTCATTTAGCAAGTTAAAGGTGAAGGCAGACTTGAAGCAGGGAGATCTTTTAAATTCTTCCAACCTTGTATGCTCCCTGAGTTTTGATCGTGATGGAGAGTTTTTTGCAACTGCTGGTGTGAATAAGAAGATCAAAGTCTTTGAATATAATTCGATTCTAAACAAAGACCGTGATATCCATTATCCTGTTGTTGAAATGGCTAGCAGATCAAAGCTAAGCAGTATATGTTGGAATGGATATATTAAGAGCCAGATTGCTTCCAGTAACTTTGAAGGTGTGGTTCAG GTATGGGACGTTACAAGAAGTCAAATCTTTATGGAAATGAGCGAGCATGAGAGCCGTGTCTGGTCCGTTGACTACTCAGTAGCTGATCCAACATTGCTGGCTAGCGGGAGTGATGATGGTTCTGTTAAGCTCTGGAATATCAATCAG GGAGTAAGCATCGGTACCATTAAGACAAAGGCAAATGTCTGTTGTGTTCAGTTTCCATTTGAATCCAGTCGTCGCCTTGCATTTGGATCAGCAGACCATAAGATATACTATTATGATCTACGCAATTCTAAGATGCCTCTCTGCACGTTGATTGGACACAACAAGACTGTGAGCTATGTTAAGTTCGTAGATTCGACAACACTTGTGTCTGCATCTACAGATAACACATTGAAGCTCTGGGACTTGTCAATGTGCACAGCTCGGGTTCTTGATTGTCCCCTTCAGTCATTCACCGGGCACTTGAATGTGAAG AACTTTGTTGGCCTATCTGTATCTGATGGTTACATTGCAACGGGATCAGAGACAAATGAG GTTTTTGTATACCACAAAGCTCTTCCCATGCCTGCGTTGTCATATAAATTTAACATCACAGATCCGCTTTCGGGTGATGAAGTGGACGACAGTGCACAGTTTATCTCCTCTGTGTGTTGGCGTGGTCAGTCATCCTCCACCTTAGTTGCTGCTAACTCCACGGGAAATATCAAGTTGTTGGAGATGGTTTGA